The Anabaena sp. WA102 genome contains a region encoding:
- the ade gene encoding adenine deaminase translates to MNNLTLSGNIVDVLHRRIFPGTIHITDGRIQTIVQDQGQYSQYILPGFIDAHVHIESSMLVPTEFARLATVHGTVATVSDPHEIANVLGLAGVEFMVDNAAQTPLKIAFGFPACVPATELETAGAKLTVNDFRQLFKHGISYLSEVMNVPGVLADNPEMMDKIHLAQSLGLPIDGHAPGLSGTGLRKYATQITTDHECSTLNEAVEKLALGMKIQIREGSAAKNFDALHSLIDSHAADCMFCSDDKHPDDLVTGHINLLVKRAVALGHDVMNVLQIACVNPVKHYNLDVGLLQVGDSADLIVVDNLQDFTVLATYCQGVLTAKTGSTLLPSVPLTPINKFITTPKTPGDFAIPARGSTVRVITVTDGQLITGEKCVPAHIENGEVIADLNADILKITVVNRYQDTPPTVALVQNFGLKRGAIASSVAHDSHNIVAVGTTDTEICAAVNALIHCQGGIAVAEDNVVHVLPLPVAGLMSGGDGYEVAKQYAELDNWAKRLGSKLTAPFMTLSFMALLVIPDLKLSDRGLFSGQDFRFVSLWID, encoded by the coding sequence ATGAATAACTTGACACTCTCTGGCAACATTGTTGATGTTCTCCACCGTCGCATTTTCCCCGGTACTATTCACATCACAGATGGACGCATTCAAACCATAGTTCAGGACCAGGGGCAATACTCACAGTACATTCTTCCTGGTTTTATTGATGCTCATGTTCATATCGAAAGCTCGATGCTTGTACCCACTGAATTTGCTAGATTAGCAACGGTGCATGGTACAGTGGCAACTGTCTCTGACCCTCACGAAATCGCCAATGTATTGGGTTTGGCAGGTGTGGAATTTATGGTAGACAATGCCGCCCAGACTCCCTTGAAAATAGCCTTTGGTTTTCCTGCTTGTGTCCCCGCCACCGAGTTGGAAACCGCCGGGGCAAAACTGACGGTAAACGATTTCCGTCAACTGTTTAAACATGGTATTTCCTATCTGAGTGAGGTGATGAACGTTCCTGGTGTTTTGGCAGACAATCCAGAAATGATGGACAAAATTCATCTAGCGCAAAGTCTGGGACTACCCATTGATGGCCACGCACCGGGGTTATCTGGTACGGGATTACGTAAATATGCTACTCAAATTACCACTGATCATGAATGTTCCACACTAAATGAAGCTGTAGAGAAATTAGCATTGGGAATGAAGATACAGATCCGGGAGGGTTCAGCAGCTAAAAACTTTGATGCCCTGCACAGTTTGATTGACTCCCATGCAGCAGATTGTATGTTTTGTAGCGATGATAAACACCCTGATGATTTAGTTACAGGACACATTAATCTACTGGTAAAACGGGCTGTGGCATTAGGTCATGATGTGATGAATGTCCTGCAAATTGCCTGTGTGAACCCTGTCAAACATTACAATTTGGATGTGGGATTACTACAAGTTGGGGACAGTGCAGATTTGATTGTTGTTGATAATTTACAAGATTTCACGGTGTTGGCTACTTATTGTCAAGGTGTTTTAACAGCAAAAACCGGGTCAACTTTATTACCATCAGTTCCTCTTACACCCATCAATAAATTTATCACTACTCCAAAAACACCGGGGGACTTTGCAATTCCCGCTAGGGGTTCAACAGTCAGAGTGATCACCGTTACCGATGGACAATTAATCACAGGGGAAAAGTGTGTACCAGCACATATTGAAAACGGTGAGGTTATAGCTGACTTAAACGCAGATATTCTAAAAATCACGGTTGTTAATCGGTATCAAGACACACCGCCGACGGTGGCATTAGTGCAGAATTTTGGATTGAAACGGGGGGCGATCGCTTCTAGTGTGGCGCATGATTCCCATAATATTGTGGCAGTGGGAACAACCGACACGGAAATCTGTGCAGCGGTAAATGCCCTGATTCACTGTCAGGGAGGTATTGCAGTAGCAGAAGACAATGTAGTTCATGTATTACCTTTACCTGTGGCAGGGTTGATGAGTGGTGGTGATGGTTATGAGGTAGCAAAACAGTATGCAGAACTTGATAATTGGGCAAAACGATTAGGGTCAAAACTGACTGCACCATTCATGACACTTTCATTTATGGCATTGTTGGTGATCCCAGACTTAAAACTCAGTGACCGGGGGTTATTTAGTGGTCAAGATTTCCGGTTTGTGTCGTTGTGGATTGATTAG
- a CDS encoding PAS domain-containing protein gives MNPEQEAYQIEFIDAMPGFISIIDLTLRYLVVNKKLAELMNLDKESFKGMSVGSRCHEQRQEIQKLVNAPVGTEINWEYYDHDTCLLVSSKRENNFIINQAIDISNRKQLEEKLKASNERNRILLKAIPETIKLGTGRRSTDELEFLVKSLTENPIIDRQSTEALIRLEVHVMENSGKMQQIEKMLFWDDSSLMSRIKALPGFLTSEKNN, from the coding sequence ATGAATCCAGAACAAGAGGCATATCAAATAGAATTTATAGATGCCATGCCAGGGTTTATTTCAATTATTGACTTAACTCTCAGGTATCTTGTGGTTAATAAAAAACTAGCTGAGTTGATGAACTTAGATAAAGAATCTTTTAAGGGAATGTCTGTAGGCAGTAGATGTCATGAACAAAGACAAGAAATCCAGAAGTTGGTAAATGCTCCAGTGGGTACAGAGATAAACTGGGAGTATTATGATCATGATACTTGTTTGTTAGTTTCGTCTAAGCGAGAAAATAATTTTATCATCAATCAAGCGATTGATATTAGTAATAGAAAACAGCTAGAAGAAAAACTTAAAGCTTCAAATGAAAGAAATAGAATTTTACTCAAGGCCATTCCCGAAACAATCAAATTAGGAACTGGAAGACGCTCTACTGATGAGTTAGAATTTCTTGTGAAATCCTTAACTGAAAATCCCATTATTGACAGACAATCAACTGAGGCATTAATTAGATTAGAAGTTCATGTCATGGAAAACTCTGGCAAAATGCAACAAATAGAAAAAATGCTGTTCTGGGATGATTCTTCATTGATGAGCAGAATCAAGGCATTACCCGGATTTCTCACAAGCGAAAAAAATAATTGA
- a CDS encoding IS1380 family transposase — protein sequence MTPLTTDSTPKQFKFEREKLPPIVVNFQGGKVTSDAGLSLIAEIDRKLQITSRLAKCFQDYRKPNKTLHPIESLLTQRIYGLIMGYEDLNDHEELRHDPMFALALGKSIGQGNEPCTLAGKSTLNRIEHCPENVEQGAESRYHKISHSQEEIEKLFVDIFLESYSSPPRQIILDLDVTDDLVHGNQEQVFFNTYYGGYCYAPLYIFCEKHLLAAKLRASNVDPAEGALSELQRVIRQIRKKWNNVEILVRGDSAYSREDIMEWCESQIKVDYVFGMPQNSRLIKMTTLTQSKAKQEFKQKLSTVVSFLETLFVPDIELPELASHLIENSTWYKTIDYQTHKSWSRSRRVVTKVEYGAKGTNIRFLVTSIPTNKMPPSEVYTQKYCPRGEMENRFKEQQLELFSDRTSTHTFAGNQLRLWFSSIAYVLMNALRNKCLVKTELQNAQVGTIRTKLLKLGALITVSTRRVLIAINSSCPYQHIYATAYRYLQLLPNPG from the coding sequence ATGACCCCACTAACAACAGATAGTACACCAAAACAGTTCAAGTTTGAAAGAGAAAAACTCCCGCCAATAGTAGTGAATTTCCAGGGTGGTAAAGTAACATCGGATGCAGGTTTAAGTTTAATTGCGGAAATAGACCGAAAATTACAAATAACATCACGGTTAGCTAAGTGTTTCCAAGACTACAGAAAGCCAAATAAGACATTACATCCCATAGAAAGCTTATTAACACAACGGATATATGGCTTAATCATGGGATATGAAGACTTAAATGACCATGAAGAATTACGTCATGATCCAATGTTCGCACTGGCATTAGGAAAAAGTATTGGTCAAGGGAATGAACCATGTACATTGGCAGGAAAGAGTACATTAAATCGGATAGAACATTGTCCTGAAAATGTAGAACAAGGAGCAGAAAGTCGCTACCATAAAATTAGTCATTCTCAAGAAGAGATTGAGAAATTATTTGTAGACATATTTTTAGAATCTTATTCATCACCACCAAGACAAATAATCTTAGATTTAGATGTAACAGATGATTTAGTACATGGAAATCAAGAACAAGTATTTTTCAATACTTATTATGGAGGATATTGCTATGCACCACTTTATATTTTCTGTGAAAAACATTTATTAGCAGCTAAACTTAGGGCTTCCAATGTAGATCCAGCAGAGGGAGCATTATCAGAATTACAGAGAGTAATTAGACAAATACGTAAGAAATGGAATAATGTAGAGATTTTAGTACGTGGAGATAGCGCCTATTCTAGAGAAGATATTATGGAATGGTGCGAGTCACAAATCAAAGTAGATTATGTATTTGGGATGCCGCAAAACAGTCGTTTAATAAAGATGACCACTCTAACTCAAAGTAAAGCCAAGCAAGAGTTTAAGCAAAAGCTATCCACAGTAGTTTCCTTTTTAGAAACTCTATTTGTTCCAGATATTGAACTTCCTGAACTAGCATCACATCTGATAGAGAACTCAACTTGGTATAAAACTATTGACTATCAAACCCATAAATCTTGGAGTCGTAGTCGTCGTGTAGTGACTAAAGTTGAGTATGGGGCAAAAGGAACTAATATCCGTTTTCTTGTCACCTCAATTCCTACTAATAAGATGCCCCCAAGTGAAGTTTATACCCAGAAATATTGTCCTAGAGGTGAGATGGAAAATCGCTTTAAGGAACAACAATTAGAATTATTTAGTGATAGAACCAGTACCCATACTTTTGCTGGTAATCAACTACGTTTGTGGTTTTCTTCAATAGCTTATGTTTTGATGAATGCTTTGCGAAATAAATGTTTAGTTAAAACTGAATTACAGAATGCTCAAGTTGGGACTATCCGCACCAAGTTGTTGAAGTTAGGAGCTTTGATTACTGTGAGTACCCGGCGAGTTTTAATTGCAATTAATAGTTCTTGTCCCTATCAGCATATTTATGCTACTGCTTACCGTTATTTGCAGTTGTTACCAAATCCTGGTTAA